Proteins from a single region of Parambassis ranga chromosome 18, fParRan2.1, whole genome shotgun sequence:
- the dynlrb1 gene encoding dynein light chain roadblock-type 1 — MAEVEETLKRIQSQKGVQGIIIANSEGIPIKTTLDNSSTVQYAALIHQLVMKARSTIRDMDPQNDLTFLRVRSKKNEIMIAPDKDYFLIVIQNPSD; from the exons ATG GCTGAAGTGGAGGAAACTCTGAAGAGGATCCAGAGTCAGAAGGGGGTCCAGGGAATCATCATCGCCAACTCGGAGG GAATCCCCATCAAGACCACCCTGGATAACTCCAGCACGGTGCAGTACGCCGCACTGATCCACCAGCTGGTGATGAAGGCCAGGAGCACCATACGAGACATGGACCCCCAGAACGACCTGACCTTCCTGCGCGTGCGCTCCAAGAAGAACGAGATCATGATCGCGCCAG ATAAGGATTATTTCCTGATCGTAATTCAGAACCCCTCGGATTGa